From the genome of Biomphalaria glabrata chromosome 1, xgBioGlab47.1, whole genome shotgun sequence, one region includes:
- the LOC106066520 gene encoding carboxypeptidase Q-like isoform X3, which produces MIQNTVIMMIGVTSFLLTLGFFVWTSTGVSDVLWTPRIVDYKEDIDRHKRDADRIIDYLVTGAGKGVVYNNLAEMTDTYGYRLCGTQTLENVIDYMVDKLKKDGLDNVHKEPVNVTRWVRGNEWAKMLTPRVKPLSILGLGFSVGTPTSGVTAEVIVVRTFDELRDRAREVKGKIVVYNQVWENYGQSVEYRSQGGIEAAKLGAVAALVRSVTPLSINSPHTGQQSSDDWAKKIPTASITVEDAELMWRLSRRGINITVTLYMEAQNLSPVTSYNTVAEIKGSQYPEQVVLVSGHLDSWDVGQGAMDDGGGAFISWQALSVVRKLGLRPKRTLRVVLWTCEEEGIQGGQEYFRVHRNESTNMNIVMESDMGTFTPQGLLFTGSDQAMKIIKYLAATLLKRVNASNVAPDADLTDVFNWPSLGVPGASLKTDDASYFYYHHSQGDTMTVQDPDEMDLCSAVWAVTAYTLADLENMLPANRTISLK; this is translated from the exons ATGATACAAAA CACCGTGATTATGATGATCGGAGTCACATCATTCTTACTAACGCTGGGATTCTTTGTGTGGACATCAACTGGCGTGTCGGATGTACTTTGGACACCGCGGATCGTTGATTACAAAGAGGACATCGACAGACACAAACGGGATGCGGACAGGATAATAGATTATCTGGTCACTGGCGCCGGGAAAGGTGTTGTTTACAACAACCTGGCAGAAATGACAGATACCTATGGTTACAG ATTATGCGGGACGCAGACCCTTGAAAATGTCATCGATTACATGGTGGATAAGTTAAAAAAGGACGGCCTCGACAATGTCCATAAGGAACCAGTCAATGTCACACGATGGGTCCGTGGAAATGAATGGGCCAAGATGTTAACTCCCAGAGTAAAACCATTGTCCATACTTGGCCTCGGTTTCAGTGTGGGTACACCAACAAGTGGAGTGACAGCTGAAGTCATCGTG GTTCGGACATTTGACGAACTTCGCGATCGAGCACGCGAAGTCAAAGGAAAGATCGTTGTTTACAATCAAGTCTGGGAGAATTATGG CCAAAGTGTTGAATACCGAAGTCAAGGAGGAATAGAAGCAGCCAAATTGGGGGCAGTTGCTGCTCTTGTACGGAGTGTAACACCATTATCCATCAACAGCCCCCACACTGGACAGCAGTCTTCGGATGACTGGGCAAAGAAG ATACCAACAGCCAGCATCACAGTGGAAGATGCTGAGCTGATGTGGAGACTCTCAAGGAGAGGAATCAACATCACAGTCACACTCTACATGGAGGCACAGAATCTCAGCCCTGTGACGTCCTACAACACTGTGGCAGAAATTAAAGGGAGCCAGTATCCTGAACAG GTAGTACTTGTCAGTGGGCATCTGGACAGTTGGGATGTTGGTCAAGGAGCTATGGATGATGGAGGAGGTGCATTTATATCCTGGCAAGCTCTCTCTGTTGTCCGCAAACTTGGTCTTCGGCCAAAGCGTACGCTGAGAGTAGTCCTATGGACATGTGAGGAGGAAGGCATTCAAGGAGGCCAGGAATATTTCAGAGTTCACCGCAATGAAAGCACAAACATGAACATTGTAATGGAGTCAGATATGGGTACATTCACCCCTCAAGGGTTGCTGTTCACAGGCTCTGACCAGGCCATGAAAATCATCAAATACCTCGCTGCCACGCTGCTAAAAAGAGTGAATGCCTCAAATGTTGCCCCAGATGCAGATCTGACCGATGTGTTTAACTGGCCATCACTTGGTGTGCCAGGGGCAAGCCTCAAAACTGATGATGCTAGCTATTTCTATTACCACCACAGCCAGGGGGACACTATGACAGTGCAGGATCCAGATGAAATGGATTTGTGCTCAGCAGTCTGGGCTGTGACAGCATACACACTGGCAGATTTAGAAAACATGTTGCCAGCGAACAGAACCATTTCTCTTAAATAA
- the LOC106066520 gene encoding carboxypeptidase Q-like isoform X2: protein MTRLTHEMRRTTVIMMIGVTSFLLTLGFFVWTSTGVSDVLWTPRIVDYKEDIDRHKRDADRIIDYLVTGAGKGVVYNNLAEMTDTYGYRLCGTQTLENVIDYMVDKLKKDGLDNVHKEPVNVTRWVRGNEWAKMLTPRVKPLSILGLGFSVGTPTSGVTAEVIVVRTFDELRDRAREVKGKIVVYNQVWENYGQSVEYRSQGGIEAAKLGAVAALVRSVTPLSINSPHTGQQSSDDWAKKIPTASITVEDAELMWRLSRRGINITVTLYMEAQNLSPVTSYNTVAEIKGSQYPEQVVLVSGHLDSWDVGQGAMDDGGGAFISWQALSVVRKLGLRPKRTLRVVLWTCEEEGIQGGQEYFRVHRNESTNMNIVMESDMGTFTPQGLLFTGSDQAMKIIKYLAATLLKRVNASNVAPDADLTDVFNWPSLGVPGASLKTDDASYFYYHHSQGDTMTVQDPDEMDLCSAVWAVTAYTLADLENMLPANRTISLK from the exons CACCGTGATTATGATGATCGGAGTCACATCATTCTTACTAACGCTGGGATTCTTTGTGTGGACATCAACTGGCGTGTCGGATGTACTTTGGACACCGCGGATCGTTGATTACAAAGAGGACATCGACAGACACAAACGGGATGCGGACAGGATAATAGATTATCTGGTCACTGGCGCCGGGAAAGGTGTTGTTTACAACAACCTGGCAGAAATGACAGATACCTATGGTTACAG ATTATGCGGGACGCAGACCCTTGAAAATGTCATCGATTACATGGTGGATAAGTTAAAAAAGGACGGCCTCGACAATGTCCATAAGGAACCAGTCAATGTCACACGATGGGTCCGTGGAAATGAATGGGCCAAGATGTTAACTCCCAGAGTAAAACCATTGTCCATACTTGGCCTCGGTTTCAGTGTGGGTACACCAACAAGTGGAGTGACAGCTGAAGTCATCGTG GTTCGGACATTTGACGAACTTCGCGATCGAGCACGCGAAGTCAAAGGAAAGATCGTTGTTTACAATCAAGTCTGGGAGAATTATGG CCAAAGTGTTGAATACCGAAGTCAAGGAGGAATAGAAGCAGCCAAATTGGGGGCAGTTGCTGCTCTTGTACGGAGTGTAACACCATTATCCATCAACAGCCCCCACACTGGACAGCAGTCTTCGGATGACTGGGCAAAGAAG ATACCAACAGCCAGCATCACAGTGGAAGATGCTGAGCTGATGTGGAGACTCTCAAGGAGAGGAATCAACATCACAGTCACACTCTACATGGAGGCACAGAATCTCAGCCCTGTGACGTCCTACAACACTGTGGCAGAAATTAAAGGGAGCCAGTATCCTGAACAG GTAGTACTTGTCAGTGGGCATCTGGACAGTTGGGATGTTGGTCAAGGAGCTATGGATGATGGAGGAGGTGCATTTATATCCTGGCAAGCTCTCTCTGTTGTCCGCAAACTTGGTCTTCGGCCAAAGCGTACGCTGAGAGTAGTCCTATGGACATGTGAGGAGGAAGGCATTCAAGGAGGCCAGGAATATTTCAGAGTTCACCGCAATGAAAGCACAAACATGAACATTGTAATGGAGTCAGATATGGGTACATTCACCCCTCAAGGGTTGCTGTTCACAGGCTCTGACCAGGCCATGAAAATCATCAAATACCTCGCTGCCACGCTGCTAAAAAGAGTGAATGCCTCAAATGTTGCCCCAGATGCAGATCTGACCGATGTGTTTAACTGGCCATCACTTGGTGTGCCAGGGGCAAGCCTCAAAACTGATGATGCTAGCTATTTCTATTACCACCACAGCCAGGGGGACACTATGACAGTGCAGGATCCAGATGAAATGGATTTGTGCTCAGCAGTCTGGGCTGTGACAGCATACACACTGGCAGATTTAGAAAACATGTTGCCAGCGAACAGAACCATTTCTCTTAAATAA
- the LOC106066520 gene encoding carboxypeptidase Q-like isoform X1, with amino-acid sequence MGIKLYFLRFEKENTVIMMIGVTSFLLTLGFFVWTSTGVSDVLWTPRIVDYKEDIDRHKRDADRIIDYLVTGAGKGVVYNNLAEMTDTYGYRLCGTQTLENVIDYMVDKLKKDGLDNVHKEPVNVTRWVRGNEWAKMLTPRVKPLSILGLGFSVGTPTSGVTAEVIVVRTFDELRDRAREVKGKIVVYNQVWENYGQSVEYRSQGGIEAAKLGAVAALVRSVTPLSINSPHTGQQSSDDWAKKIPTASITVEDAELMWRLSRRGINITVTLYMEAQNLSPVTSYNTVAEIKGSQYPEQVVLVSGHLDSWDVGQGAMDDGGGAFISWQALSVVRKLGLRPKRTLRVVLWTCEEEGIQGGQEYFRVHRNESTNMNIVMESDMGTFTPQGLLFTGSDQAMKIIKYLAATLLKRVNASNVAPDADLTDVFNWPSLGVPGASLKTDDASYFYYHHSQGDTMTVQDPDEMDLCSAVWAVTAYTLADLENMLPANRTISLK; translated from the exons CACCGTGATTATGATGATCGGAGTCACATCATTCTTACTAACGCTGGGATTCTTTGTGTGGACATCAACTGGCGTGTCGGATGTACTTTGGACACCGCGGATCGTTGATTACAAAGAGGACATCGACAGACACAAACGGGATGCGGACAGGATAATAGATTATCTGGTCACTGGCGCCGGGAAAGGTGTTGTTTACAACAACCTGGCAGAAATGACAGATACCTATGGTTACAG ATTATGCGGGACGCAGACCCTTGAAAATGTCATCGATTACATGGTGGATAAGTTAAAAAAGGACGGCCTCGACAATGTCCATAAGGAACCAGTCAATGTCACACGATGGGTCCGTGGAAATGAATGGGCCAAGATGTTAACTCCCAGAGTAAAACCATTGTCCATACTTGGCCTCGGTTTCAGTGTGGGTACACCAACAAGTGGAGTGACAGCTGAAGTCATCGTG GTTCGGACATTTGACGAACTTCGCGATCGAGCACGCGAAGTCAAAGGAAAGATCGTTGTTTACAATCAAGTCTGGGAGAATTATGG CCAAAGTGTTGAATACCGAAGTCAAGGAGGAATAGAAGCAGCCAAATTGGGGGCAGTTGCTGCTCTTGTACGGAGTGTAACACCATTATCCATCAACAGCCCCCACACTGGACAGCAGTCTTCGGATGACTGGGCAAAGAAG ATACCAACAGCCAGCATCACAGTGGAAGATGCTGAGCTGATGTGGAGACTCTCAAGGAGAGGAATCAACATCACAGTCACACTCTACATGGAGGCACAGAATCTCAGCCCTGTGACGTCCTACAACACTGTGGCAGAAATTAAAGGGAGCCAGTATCCTGAACAG GTAGTACTTGTCAGTGGGCATCTGGACAGTTGGGATGTTGGTCAAGGAGCTATGGATGATGGAGGAGGTGCATTTATATCCTGGCAAGCTCTCTCTGTTGTCCGCAAACTTGGTCTTCGGCCAAAGCGTACGCTGAGAGTAGTCCTATGGACATGTGAGGAGGAAGGCATTCAAGGAGGCCAGGAATATTTCAGAGTTCACCGCAATGAAAGCACAAACATGAACATTGTAATGGAGTCAGATATGGGTACATTCACCCCTCAAGGGTTGCTGTTCACAGGCTCTGACCAGGCCATGAAAATCATCAAATACCTCGCTGCCACGCTGCTAAAAAGAGTGAATGCCTCAAATGTTGCCCCAGATGCAGATCTGACCGATGTGTTTAACTGGCCATCACTTGGTGTGCCAGGGGCAAGCCTCAAAACTGATGATGCTAGCTATTTCTATTACCACCACAGCCAGGGGGACACTATGACAGTGCAGGATCCAGATGAAATGGATTTGTGCTCAGCAGTCTGGGCTGTGACAGCATACACACTGGCAGATTTAGAAAACATGTTGCCAGCGAACAGAACCATTTCTCTTAAATAA
- the LOC106066520 gene encoding carboxypeptidase Q-like isoform X4, producing MMIGVTSFLLTLGFFVWTSTGVSDVLWTPRIVDYKEDIDRHKRDADRIIDYLVTGAGKGVVYNNLAEMTDTYGYRLCGTQTLENVIDYMVDKLKKDGLDNVHKEPVNVTRWVRGNEWAKMLTPRVKPLSILGLGFSVGTPTSGVTAEVIVVRTFDELRDRAREVKGKIVVYNQVWENYGQSVEYRSQGGIEAAKLGAVAALVRSVTPLSINSPHTGQQSSDDWAKKIPTASITVEDAELMWRLSRRGINITVTLYMEAQNLSPVTSYNTVAEIKGSQYPEQVVLVSGHLDSWDVGQGAMDDGGGAFISWQALSVVRKLGLRPKRTLRVVLWTCEEEGIQGGQEYFRVHRNESTNMNIVMESDMGTFTPQGLLFTGSDQAMKIIKYLAATLLKRVNASNVAPDADLTDVFNWPSLGVPGASLKTDDASYFYYHHSQGDTMTVQDPDEMDLCSAVWAVTAYTLADLENMLPANRTISLK from the exons ATGATGATCGGAGTCACATCATTCTTACTAACGCTGGGATTCTTTGTGTGGACATCAACTGGCGTGTCGGATGTACTTTGGACACCGCGGATCGTTGATTACAAAGAGGACATCGACAGACACAAACGGGATGCGGACAGGATAATAGATTATCTGGTCACTGGCGCCGGGAAAGGTGTTGTTTACAACAACCTGGCAGAAATGACAGATACCTATGGTTACAG ATTATGCGGGACGCAGACCCTTGAAAATGTCATCGATTACATGGTGGATAAGTTAAAAAAGGACGGCCTCGACAATGTCCATAAGGAACCAGTCAATGTCACACGATGGGTCCGTGGAAATGAATGGGCCAAGATGTTAACTCCCAGAGTAAAACCATTGTCCATACTTGGCCTCGGTTTCAGTGTGGGTACACCAACAAGTGGAGTGACAGCTGAAGTCATCGTG GTTCGGACATTTGACGAACTTCGCGATCGAGCACGCGAAGTCAAAGGAAAGATCGTTGTTTACAATCAAGTCTGGGAGAATTATGG CCAAAGTGTTGAATACCGAAGTCAAGGAGGAATAGAAGCAGCCAAATTGGGGGCAGTTGCTGCTCTTGTACGGAGTGTAACACCATTATCCATCAACAGCCCCCACACTGGACAGCAGTCTTCGGATGACTGGGCAAAGAAG ATACCAACAGCCAGCATCACAGTGGAAGATGCTGAGCTGATGTGGAGACTCTCAAGGAGAGGAATCAACATCACAGTCACACTCTACATGGAGGCACAGAATCTCAGCCCTGTGACGTCCTACAACACTGTGGCAGAAATTAAAGGGAGCCAGTATCCTGAACAG GTAGTACTTGTCAGTGGGCATCTGGACAGTTGGGATGTTGGTCAAGGAGCTATGGATGATGGAGGAGGTGCATTTATATCCTGGCAAGCTCTCTCTGTTGTCCGCAAACTTGGTCTTCGGCCAAAGCGTACGCTGAGAGTAGTCCTATGGACATGTGAGGAGGAAGGCATTCAAGGAGGCCAGGAATATTTCAGAGTTCACCGCAATGAAAGCACAAACATGAACATTGTAATGGAGTCAGATATGGGTACATTCACCCCTCAAGGGTTGCTGTTCACAGGCTCTGACCAGGCCATGAAAATCATCAAATACCTCGCTGCCACGCTGCTAAAAAGAGTGAATGCCTCAAATGTTGCCCCAGATGCAGATCTGACCGATGTGTTTAACTGGCCATCACTTGGTGTGCCAGGGGCAAGCCTCAAAACTGATGATGCTAGCTATTTCTATTACCACCACAGCCAGGGGGACACTATGACAGTGCAGGATCCAGATGAAATGGATTTGTGCTCAGCAGTCTGGGCTGTGACAGCATACACACTGGCAGATTTAGAAAACATGTTGCCAGCGAACAGAACCATTTCTCTTAAATAA
- the LOC106066521 gene encoding RAB6A-GEF complex partner protein 2-like isoform X1, translated as MLEVVASLIRGPVFLAGETINCEVTFTNTSPDNNSGDEVLAWSSVQIICQCTVSESRVMLPRKNALSTEEVSTSGCETSFVPNRGSCRLIISEEGERGLTVLCTKPKILFCDLKLSPGMKRSYQFEEVIPTDAPPSFRGQAVKYSYKVIVGTQRLEKTTKIVRVPFRVLVLYGLNDISVYNENEEISPSNPFLHNHRKENSVLDVALQVISTVTARKAPHSYNITNARGRVAKFLLFKQAYKLGEDIVGMFDFSVGTVTCVQYSVTLQSEEQVSEECRRRLSQGTAVTSYVKHQEMCLHTVRTHMNIPIPLTATPGFMTDIVCQRWRLHFEFVTSLDEISGPDSLPNDGGERQWQGPSTLNVETMVWDLPIKIFPTNPIHASSVTLMKTTASIQMNN; from the exons ATGTTGGAGGTTGTGGCAAGTCTTATTCGAGGCCCTGTCTTCTTGGCAGGTGAAACAATCAACTGTGAAGTGACTTTTACAAACACATCTCCTGACAATaa ctCTGGGGATGAGGTCTTAGCATGGTCAAGTGTCCAGATAATTTGTCAATGTACAGTGAGTGAGTCTAGAGTAATGCTTCCAAGAAAGAATGCTCTGTCTACAGAAGAAGTATCCACTTCAGGATGTGAAACTTCATTTGTTCCTAATCGAG GTTCATGTAGATTAATCATTTCTGAAGAAG gtGAGAGAGGACTAACTGTTCTTTGTACCAAGcctaaaattttgttttgtgattTGAAACTTTCCCCAGGCATGAAAAGGTCTT ACCAGTTTGAAGAAGTCATCCCAACTGATGCACCTCCCTCGTTTAGAGGTCAAGCAGTCAAATATTCATATAAAGTTATTGTTGGTACTCAGAGGTTGgaaaaaacaaccaaaattGTACGAGTTCCTTTTAGAGTCCTAGTCCTTTATG gTTTAAATGATATAAGTGTAtacaatgagaatgaagaaataTCTCCTAGTAATCCATTTTTACATAACCACAGGAAGGAAAATTCTGTTCTAGATGTGGCCCTTCAAGTTATTTCAACTGTAACGGCTAGAAAAGCTCCAC ATTCTTACAATATAACCAATGCCCGAGGTAGAGTAGCAAagttcttactttttaaacaaGCATATAAACTTGGTGAAGACATTGTCGGGATGTTTGATTTCAGCGTTGGTACAGTTACTTGTGTTCAG TACTCAGTGACATTACAAAGTGAGGAGCAAGTCTCAGAAGAATGTAGGAGAAGGCTCAGCCAAGGCACAGCGGTGACATCTTATGTCAAACATCAGGAAATGTGTCTACACACTGTCAGAACACACATGAACATACCCATCCCGTTGACTGCAACCCCAGGATTTATGACCGATATAG tttgcCAGCGATGGCGGCTGCACTTTGAATTTGTCACTTCTTTGGATGAAATCAGTGGACCAGACTCCTTACCCAATGATGGTGGTGAAAGACAGTGGCAAGGGCCGTCCACTTTGAATGTAGAAACTATGGTTTGGGACTTACCTATCAAAATTTTCCCAACTAATCCCATTCACGCATCTAGTGTAACATTGATGAAAACAACAGCATCTATTCAAATGAACAATTAG
- the LOC106066521 gene encoding RAB6A-GEF complex partner protein 2-like isoform X3: MLEVVASLIRGPVFLAGETINCEVTFTNTSPDNNSGDEVLAWSSVQIICQCTVSESRVMLPRKNALSTEEVSTSGCETSFVPNRGERGLTVLCTKPKILFCDLKLSPGMKRSYQFEEVIPTDAPPSFRGQAVKYSYKVIVGTQRLEKTTKIVRVPFRVLVLYGLNDISVYNENEEISPSNPFLHNHRKENSVLDVALQVISTVTARKAPHSYNITNARGRVAKFLLFKQAYKLGEDIVGMFDFSVGTVTCVQYSVTLQSEEQVSEECRRRLSQGTAVTSYVKHQEMCLHTVRTHMNIPIPLTATPGFMTDIVCQRWRLHFEFVTSLDEISGPDSLPNDGGERQWQGPSTLNVETMVWDLPIKIFPTNPIHASSVTLMKTTASIQMNN; the protein is encoded by the exons ATGTTGGAGGTTGTGGCAAGTCTTATTCGAGGCCCTGTCTTCTTGGCAGGTGAAACAATCAACTGTGAAGTGACTTTTACAAACACATCTCCTGACAATaa ctCTGGGGATGAGGTCTTAGCATGGTCAAGTGTCCAGATAATTTGTCAATGTACAGTGAGTGAGTCTAGAGTAATGCTTCCAAGAAAGAATGCTCTGTCTACAGAAGAAGTATCCACTTCAGGATGTGAAACTTCATTTGTTCCTAATCGAG gtGAGAGAGGACTAACTGTTCTTTGTACCAAGcctaaaattttgttttgtgattTGAAACTTTCCCCAGGCATGAAAAGGTCTT ACCAGTTTGAAGAAGTCATCCCAACTGATGCACCTCCCTCGTTTAGAGGTCAAGCAGTCAAATATTCATATAAAGTTATTGTTGGTACTCAGAGGTTGgaaaaaacaaccaaaattGTACGAGTTCCTTTTAGAGTCCTAGTCCTTTATG gTTTAAATGATATAAGTGTAtacaatgagaatgaagaaataTCTCCTAGTAATCCATTTTTACATAACCACAGGAAGGAAAATTCTGTTCTAGATGTGGCCCTTCAAGTTATTTCAACTGTAACGGCTAGAAAAGCTCCAC ATTCTTACAATATAACCAATGCCCGAGGTAGAGTAGCAAagttcttactttttaaacaaGCATATAAACTTGGTGAAGACATTGTCGGGATGTTTGATTTCAGCGTTGGTACAGTTACTTGTGTTCAG TACTCAGTGACATTACAAAGTGAGGAGCAAGTCTCAGAAGAATGTAGGAGAAGGCTCAGCCAAGGCACAGCGGTGACATCTTATGTCAAACATCAGGAAATGTGTCTACACACTGTCAGAACACACATGAACATACCCATCCCGTTGACTGCAACCCCAGGATTTATGACCGATATAG tttgcCAGCGATGGCGGCTGCACTTTGAATTTGTCACTTCTTTGGATGAAATCAGTGGACCAGACTCCTTACCCAATGATGGTGGTGAAAGACAGTGGCAAGGGCCGTCCACTTTGAATGTAGAAACTATGGTTTGGGACTTACCTATCAAAATTTTCCCAACTAATCCCATTCACGCATCTAGTGTAACATTGATGAAAACAACAGCATCTATTCAAATGAACAATTAG
- the LOC106066521 gene encoding RAB6A-GEF complex partner protein 2-like isoform X2 translates to MLEVVASLIRGPVFLAGETINCEVTFTNTSPDNNSGDEVLAWSSVQIICQCTVSESRVMLPRKNALSTEEVSTSGCETSFVPNRDLGLYTKGERGLTVLCTKPKILFCDLKLSPGMKRSYQFEEVIPTDAPPSFRGQAVKYSYKVIVGTQRLEKTTKIVRVPFRVLVLYGLNDISVYNENEEISPSNPFLHNHRKENSVLDVALQVISTVTARKAPHSYNITNARGRVAKFLLFKQAYKLGEDIVGMFDFSVGTVTCVQYSVTLQSEEQVSEECRRRLSQGTAVTSYVKHQEMCLHTVRTHMNIPIPLTATPGFMTDIVCQRWRLHFEFVTSLDEISGPDSLPNDGGERQWQGPSTLNVETMVWDLPIKIFPTNPIHASSVTLMKTTASIQMNN, encoded by the exons ATGTTGGAGGTTGTGGCAAGTCTTATTCGAGGCCCTGTCTTCTTGGCAGGTGAAACAATCAACTGTGAAGTGACTTTTACAAACACATCTCCTGACAATaa ctCTGGGGATGAGGTCTTAGCATGGTCAAGTGTCCAGATAATTTGTCAATGTACAGTGAGTGAGTCTAGAGTAATGCTTCCAAGAAAGAATGCTCTGTCTACAGAAGAAGTATCCACTTCAGGATGTGAAACTTCATTTGTTCCTAATCGAG ACTTGGGATTATATACCAAAG gtGAGAGAGGACTAACTGTTCTTTGTACCAAGcctaaaattttgttttgtgattTGAAACTTTCCCCAGGCATGAAAAGGTCTT ACCAGTTTGAAGAAGTCATCCCAACTGATGCACCTCCCTCGTTTAGAGGTCAAGCAGTCAAATATTCATATAAAGTTATTGTTGGTACTCAGAGGTTGgaaaaaacaaccaaaattGTACGAGTTCCTTTTAGAGTCCTAGTCCTTTATG gTTTAAATGATATAAGTGTAtacaatgagaatgaagaaataTCTCCTAGTAATCCATTTTTACATAACCACAGGAAGGAAAATTCTGTTCTAGATGTGGCCCTTCAAGTTATTTCAACTGTAACGGCTAGAAAAGCTCCAC ATTCTTACAATATAACCAATGCCCGAGGTAGAGTAGCAAagttcttactttttaaacaaGCATATAAACTTGGTGAAGACATTGTCGGGATGTTTGATTTCAGCGTTGGTACAGTTACTTGTGTTCAG TACTCAGTGACATTACAAAGTGAGGAGCAAGTCTCAGAAGAATGTAGGAGAAGGCTCAGCCAAGGCACAGCGGTGACATCTTATGTCAAACATCAGGAAATGTGTCTACACACTGTCAGAACACACATGAACATACCCATCCCGTTGACTGCAACCCCAGGATTTATGACCGATATAG tttgcCAGCGATGGCGGCTGCACTTTGAATTTGTCACTTCTTTGGATGAAATCAGTGGACCAGACTCCTTACCCAATGATGGTGGTGAAAGACAGTGGCAAGGGCCGTCCACTTTGAATGTAGAAACTATGGTTTGGGACTTACCTATCAAAATTTTCCCAACTAATCCCATTCACGCATCTAGTGTAACATTGATGAAAACAACAGCATCTATTCAAATGAACAATTAG